CATAGGGTGAAAAAGTCACTCAGCACCCGAACTCATTCATGTTATAACTGTGGGGTTGAAATATGCCGTGATACGAACGCGGCAATTAATATCCTCAAAAAAGGAATGAAGATATTAGGAGTTGAGTGGCAAAACAACAGTACCCAAGGGCATTGGGAATCTGCATCGCCAGATGAAAAGCATGGGGAGAAGACCGCCAATACTATTGATAGGAAACTTGATATAGCAAGCGGATTTCTGTGAACCATGAATTAGAATCCCCGTGCGTTCACGCCGGGGAGTATGTCAACTCCCACAAACCTTTCCCAAAGCGATTCGCCCAACAGGCGATAATCTTTAAGAATAGACTGGGCGTTGTAAAGTTTATCTGCGGCTGACACTAGTCGCACTGATGGGGATGCTGTAGGAATATGAGCAATATATGCCTTTTTGCGCTCTTCCCAAGGCGGTTTAGGTATACTATCAGCATCAGTACAACCATCGACAATTGCAGTTACATTATCCCCAAAGCGACGGCGAATTTCTTCCCTGGTGACTGCGCCGCCTTGGTCTTCGATCCTGCCCCCTGCCCCCTGCCCCCTGCCCCCTGCCCCCTGCCCCCTGCCCCCTGCCCCCTGCCTCTTCGTTGAAATTGGTATACGGCTAGGCTGAAATCAGCAGACTATATACTTAAGATAGATGTCATGGGATCAAGTATGCACTATCTGTCGAGTGTGGGCAAATTGTCGCCAAATCTCAACCATCAGTCAAATTAGGGATTTGGGTTTTTTGCCATAGAAAGAAAAATCTTAAGATAGAAAAGTGATAACACTGAGCGCTAGTAATGCTAAAGTTTCAAGAAATTCATCTGAAATTTTCAGCGGGTATTCATGCTGAAGCAGCTTAAAGAAAATCCAATTCCTCTCATTGCTGGTGCTGGACTGTGTGCCTTTTTAGCAGGGGCGATGGTTTCAGCACCTGAGATTGGAAAAACCTTGGGACAATGGCTCAAACAAGGTAAGAGTCAGCCTGAGCAAATATCTGAGGCGACAAAAGCCAAATCAGCCGTCTACCCACTGGTGTTACAATCTCTGCCAGAAAGAGCGGCAAAACTAACAGATATAGCTCAGAATTCTGGCTTTCCAGACCGAGAACGCGCCCGTTATATTTTGGCGAGTGATTACATTGAAAGAACACAAGCCAAAAAAGCGCTGAGTTTACTCACAGGACTAGAGAAAGACTATCCTATTCTCGCTCCCTATATTTTGCTCAAACAAGCGCAAGCACAAGACATGCTGGGCGAAAACCGCAAAGCTTCGGATATTCGACAGCAATTGCTCAAACAATATCCTCAAGAAGCAGCGGTAGTCAAAGCTATATATCTCATAGCCCAACCGAAACTCCAAGATACAGCGATCGCCAAATTTCCTTCCAACCCCCTAACCTGGGAAATTATCCGCAAGCGATTGCAAGAAAATCCGAATCAGCCACAATTGCAGTTAATTTTGGCAAAATACGCCACTGATCAACCAGGAATAGTTGGGGTGTTGGATGACCTGGTGAAACAACCCAACCTCAAACCTGAAGACTGGGAACTAATTGGCGCAGCTTATTGGACAAACAATCAATTTGACAAAGCGGCGATCGCTTACGCCAAAGCACCCCAGACACCAGAAAGCCTTTACCGCATTGGACGCGGGTTGCAGATCAGAGGTAAAGAACGAGAAAAGGCGATCGCCAGTTATCAACAACTGGTAAAACAATTTCCAGACGCCACAGAAACTGGGACAGCTTTGCTGCGTTTAGCAGAAATGGCGAAAAGCCGCAAAGATGCTATACCATATCTTGACCAAGTAATCACTAAATTTCCAGAGCTAGGTAGTAGAGCGATCGTTGCCAAAGCCAAAAGCTTAGAAGCCCTTAAGGAGAATAAATCAGCTAACGCCGCTTGGCAATTACTACTGAGTAAGTACGGCAATTCTGACGCAGCCGCAGAGTACCGCTGGAAAAATGCCCTAGATAAAGCCAAAGCTAAAGATTACATCGGTGCATGGCAATCTGCAGAACCAATTCCTACCAACAACCCCAACAGCATATTGGCTCCCAGAGCCGGGTTTTGGGTAGCTAAATGGGCAACCATACTGGGGAAACAGCAAGAAGCTCAAGAGGCTTACGAATATGTGATAAGTAAATTTCCTTACTCTTATTATGCTTGGCGCTCCGCATCAATACTGGGCTTGAATGTCGGTAACTTTAACACCGTTCGCCAAATGAACCCAGAAGTCGTCCCTCCCCAGCGTCCGGTACCTACCGCAGGTTCACAAACCTTCAAAGAACTGTATCTATTAGGTCAAGACCGTGATGCTTGGTTGCAATGGGAGACAGAATTTCAGAACAAAACCCAGCCCACAGTCGCAGAACAATTTACCGAAGGATTGATGCGTCTGGTAAATGGCGAAAATCTCATCGGAATTGACAAAATCTCCAAATTGGAAGACCGGGAAACACCAGCAGAAAAAGCTGAATATGAGGCTCTCAGTAAACAGATTACCTATTGGCAAGCCCGTTATCCCTTTCCCTATCTCCCAGAAATTAAACAGTGGTCAGCCCAACGTCAGCTAAATCCCCTGCTAGTCACCGCCTTAATGCGTCAAGAATCGCGGTTTGAGCCAAAAGCTAAATCTATCGTTGGTGCGACTGGCTTAATGCAGGTAATGCCAGACACAGCTAAATGGATTGCCCCACAAATCAAGGTAGACTTCAAAAAAATTAACCTGGAGAACCCTAACGATAACGTCATGCTAGGGACTTGGTATTTGGATCATACCCATCAGCAATATAATAATAATACCTTGTTGGCGATCGCCAGTTATAATGCAGGTCCGGGTAATGTTTCTAAATGGCTGCAAACCATCACCACCAAAGACCCAGACGAATTCGTCGAACAAATTCCCTTTGACGAAACCAAAAATTACGTCCGCCAAGTCTTAGGCAACTACTGGAATTATCTCAGACTTTACAACCCCGAAATTTCCGAAATTGTCGGCAAATACTCCGCCGAACACCCAAAATTGCCGGCGCAGTAGGGGCGCGGGAATAGGACAATGATCTGTAGGGGCGCAAGGCCTTGCGCCCTATTGACACCGCCCTTAGTGGCACATGAGTAGGGTGCATCAGATTTGAGAAATTGGTGATTCTCAACACTTGTTCTGTCGGGGGAGTGTCAAGTAGATAAAATAGTTAAGAAATGTTGCCGACAAGCTAAAACATGACCCCACAAGACCTAGACACAGCACCGCAGTCTGACGAACTGGGAATTCCCCCAGACGCCACTGTCTCAACTCCTGGCGATATCGACCCAGAAATTGATCCTCTTGATGACTTACCTGGTGAAGTCGAGATGTCGCTGTTCGACCACTTAGAGGAGTTGCGACAACGGATATTTTATGCATTGGCTGCAGCAGCGGTAGGCGTTATCGGCTGTTTTTTTGTCGTTAAGCCAATTGTCCAACTCTTAGAAGTTCCCGCACAGGGAGTCAAATTTCTCCAACTTGCTCCTGGGGAATATTTCTTTGTCTCGTTGAAAGTCGCAGCTTACAGCGGCTTGGTGCTTTCTACTCCGTTCATACTTTACCAAATTATCCAGTTCGTTCTCCCCGGACTGACTCGTCGTGAACGCCGCTTACTCGGACCTGTGGTTTTGGGATCGAGTGTTTTATTTGCCGGCGGGTTAGTATTTGCTTATTTGCTGCTCATCCCTGCAGCGTTAAAATTCTTCATCAGCTACGGTGCTGATGTTGTCGAGCAATTATGGTCAATTGATAAATATTTTGAATTCGTGCTACTGCTATTATTCAGCACTGGTTTAGCATTTCAAATTCCGGTAATTCAACTATTGCTTGGTTCTTTAGGAATTGTTTCTTCAGATCTAATGCTTTCTGGTTGGCGCTTCGTGATTATGGGCGCAGTGGTTTTAGGAGCAGTTCTCACACCTTCTACTGACCCCCTAACCCAAAGTCTGTTAGCAGGAGCCGTGCTAGGACTTTATTTTGGTGGTATTGGTCTGGTGAAGTTGACAGGTAAATGACTGGATTTATCAAAAATCTGGGTCTAAAACCCCGTCGTTCTACGACGGCTTTTGGTATAATAGGCTTTGTGTCAGGGTAATCAACCACATAAAAAACCCATTTGCTACCTAACAAGTAGACGCTGCACCTTCTCCCAAAGGGAGAGGCTACGCCAAGACAACTAAATCTTGCTGGTTCTACTTCGTAGTTCTAGTATCACCTGGAAGTAGGTAAAAGATTTACAGGTACTAGACTAACAGCATTAAACTGCAAACAAATTTTGCACTATGTGCAACTATGGTCGGGCAGACCAAAAGTTAACGCTAGGGGAGAGAACCACCTCTGGCTTAGATACCGCAAGGGGTCTAGGCTAAGTGGACTCGTTGAACCAACAATCCTTAGCCTAAAGGCTAAGGAGTGTCAAATCCCAGTCCCCAGTCCCCAATCCCCAATCCCCAATCCCCAGTCCCCAGTCCCCAGTCCCCAGTCCCATCATAAAATCCATTCCGAAGAGCGTTCACCCAAATCGAGCGGAATGCTGACAGCTTTGCCGAGTCGTGGACGCTCTCGCGTTTTTGTAATAAAAGTTTGCACTTGATTAGAGCCGCCTAAAGCATGAAGATAATTGGCGATTGTATCGAGGTGGCCTTGATACTCAGCCTCGCTTAAGGGGAAGGAAGCTTGCTCTAGATATTTCCACATCACTTGCAAAAATATCTTCCCCTGGGAGCGCCGCAACTGGATATCGTAAGAGCGTCCCCACTTATCGAGTAAAATTTGACGTAATTCCTGTCCTGTCATAGCTGGTCTCAATTAGATTTTACATTTAGTTATGATGTTAAGTTCCGTAACTCTTGTATGATAAGGATATAAAGAAATGTAATGCTAACAAAAAAGATGCTAAATATATCTTGGAATAGAGAAATTTGGCATTATTGTAAGGCTCTAGCATTTCGATTCAGATAAGAGTTGCTTAAGTACTGGTACTCTTGTCTAAATGCTTAATAAAATACACAAAGAGCGCGTAGATTATGGCTCAATTTTCTGAATCAGCAGACGTGCCCGATATGGGGCGTCGTCAATTCATGAATCTGCTCACTTTTGGAACGATAACGGGAGTGGCTCTGGGTGCATTGTATCCCGTTGTCAAGTACTTTATTCCACCTGTTACTGGTGGAAGTGGTGGCGGGACAACGGCAAAAGATGAACTAGGCAACGATGTTAGTGTCAGTAAATTTCTAGAAGGCCATAATGTAGGCGATCGCTCCCTAGTTCAAGGACTGAAGGGCGACCCGACTTATCTGGTGGTAGAAAGCAAAGAGGCGATCGGTGATTATGGCATTAACGCCATTTGTACCCACTTAGGTTGTGTTGTCCCCTGGAACGTGGCTGAGAACAAGTTTAAATGTCCTTGTCACGGTTCCCAATATGACGCAACTGGTAAAGTTGTTCGCGGTCCTGCACCACTATCTTTGGCTCTAGCTCATACCAGTGTACAAGAAGACAAAGTAGTCTTGACCCCTTGGACTGAAACCGACTTCCGCACCGGCGATGCACCTTGGTGGGCGTAATCATTTTGTCATGAGTTATTTGTCCCTAGTCATTTGTTCGGGAATCGACACTCTTGACTAATGACCCTTGACTAATGACCCTTGACTAATGACTAATAACTAATTCATGAGAGAATCGTTGTCCTTATAGAGATGAGAAATGCTTTGACTACAGCGAGCTTAACTCGCAGTGCTAGAGCCATGCTAAAAACATTGCTCATAGCGATCGCTACGGTGACATTTTTCTTCACCAGCGATCTCGCTCTTCCCCAATCTGCTGCTGCTTATCCCTTTTGGGCACAGGAAACCTATCCCGAAACCCCCCGCGAACCGACCGGGCGGATTGTTTGCGCTAACTGTCACCTAGCAGCCAAGCCTACGGAAGTAGAAGTTCCCCAATCCGTGCTACCTGACACCGTATTTAAAGCGGTGGTGAAAATTCCCTACGATACCAATGTGCAGCAGGTGGGTGCTGATGGTTCTAAGGTCGGCTTAAATGTTGGTGCAGTACTGATGCTACCTGAAGGCTTCAAAATTGCTCCAGATGAACGCATTCCTGAAGAATGGAAGGAAGAACTTGGTGATATTACCTTCCAACCCTACAGCGAAGACAAAGAAAACGTCGTCATCGTCGGACCACTTCCCGGTGAAGAGTATCAGGAAATTGTCTTCCCAGTTCTCTCTCCTAACCCCGCAACTGACAAAAGCATCCAGTTTGGTAAATATTCAGTTCACGTAGGTGGGAACCGGGGACGTGGACAAGTTTACCCCACTGGTGAAAAGAGCAACAACACAGTATATAATGCTTCCGCTACTGGCACAATTACCAAAATTGCGAAAGAGGAAGATGAAGACGGTAACGTCAAATATCTCGTGAGCATCCAACCAGAATCTGGTGAAGTGGTAACAGATACAATTCCTTTAGGACCAGAATTGATTGTTGCTGAAGGCCAAGCTGTGAAAACTGGTGATGCTTTGACCAGTAACCCCAATGTTGGCGGATTTGGTCAACGAGATGCAGAAATTGTGTTGCAAGATGCTTCGAGAATCCAATGGTTAATTGCTTTCATTGTGCTTGTCATGATGGCTCAAGTTCTGTTGGTACTGAAGAAAAAGCAGATTGAGAAAGTCCAAGCTGCTGAGATGAATTTCTAAATTCATTGCTCAATTATCAATTTTAAGTTTCAGGACAGGCTCATTGCCTGTCTTTTTTTATTTCTTCAAGCCAACCTACGGAAATATTCAATTTTAGGCTTACAGCCATTTTCAGGTAAATAGACCAGAGGGT
The Gloeotrichia echinulata CP02 DNA segment above includes these coding regions:
- a CDS encoding transglycosylase SLT domain-containing protein; this encodes MLKQLKENPIPLIAGAGLCAFLAGAMVSAPEIGKTLGQWLKQGKSQPEQISEATKAKSAVYPLVLQSLPERAAKLTDIAQNSGFPDRERARYILASDYIERTQAKKALSLLTGLEKDYPILAPYILLKQAQAQDMLGENRKASDIRQQLLKQYPQEAAVVKAIYLIAQPKLQDTAIAKFPSNPLTWEIIRKRLQENPNQPQLQLILAKYATDQPGIVGVLDDLVKQPNLKPEDWELIGAAYWTNNQFDKAAIAYAKAPQTPESLYRIGRGLQIRGKEREKAIASYQQLVKQFPDATETGTALLRLAEMAKSRKDAIPYLDQVITKFPELGSRAIVAKAKSLEALKENKSANAAWQLLLSKYGNSDAAAEYRWKNALDKAKAKDYIGAWQSAEPIPTNNPNSILAPRAGFWVAKWATILGKQQEAQEAYEYVISKFPYSYYAWRSASILGLNVGNFNTVRQMNPEVVPPQRPVPTAGSQTFKELYLLGQDRDAWLQWETEFQNKTQPTVAEQFTEGLMRLVNGENLIGIDKISKLEDRETPAEKAEYEALSKQITYWQARYPFPYLPEIKQWSAQRQLNPLLVTALMRQESRFEPKAKSIVGATGLMQVMPDTAKWIAPQIKVDFKKINLENPNDNVMLGTWYLDHTHQQYNNNTLLAIASYNAGPGNVSKWLQTITTKDPDEFVEQIPFDETKNYVRQVLGNYWNYLRLYNPEISEIVGKYSAEHPKLPAQ
- the tatC gene encoding twin-arginine translocase subunit TatC, encoding MTPQDLDTAPQSDELGIPPDATVSTPGDIDPEIDPLDDLPGEVEMSLFDHLEELRQRIFYALAAAAVGVIGCFFVVKPIVQLLEVPAQGVKFLQLAPGEYFFVSLKVAAYSGLVLSTPFILYQIIQFVLPGLTRRERRLLGPVVLGSSVLFAGGLVFAYLLLIPAALKFFISYGADVVEQLWSIDKYFEFVLLLLFSTGLAFQIPVIQLLLGSLGIVSSDLMLSGWRFVIMGAVVLGAVLTPSTDPLTQSLLAGAVLGLYFGGIGLVKLTGK
- the petA gene encoding apocytochrome f; this encodes MRNALTTASLTRSARAMLKTLLIAIATVTFFFTSDLALPQSAAAYPFWAQETYPETPREPTGRIVCANCHLAAKPTEVEVPQSVLPDTVFKAVVKIPYDTNVQQVGADGSKVGLNVGAVLMLPEGFKIAPDERIPEEWKEELGDITFQPYSEDKENVVIVGPLPGEEYQEIVFPVLSPNPATDKSIQFGKYSVHVGGNRGRGQVYPTGEKSNNTVYNASATGTITKIAKEEDEDGNVKYLVSIQPESGEVVTDTIPLGPELIVAEGQAVKTGDALTSNPNVGGFGQRDAEIVLQDASRIQWLIAFIVLVMMAQVLLVLKKKQIEKVQAAEMNF
- a CDS encoding cytochrome b6-f complex iron-sulfur subunit, whose protein sequence is MAQFSESADVPDMGRRQFMNLLTFGTITGVALGALYPVVKYFIPPVTGGSGGGTTAKDELGNDVSVSKFLEGHNVGDRSLVQGLKGDPTYLVVESKEAIGDYGINAICTHLGCVVPWNVAENKFKCPCHGSQYDATGKVVRGPAPLSLALAHTSVQEDKVVLTPWTETDFRTGDAPWWA
- a CDS encoding DUF3067 family protein, which codes for MTGQELRQILLDKWGRSYDIQLRRSQGKIFLQVMWKYLEQASFPLSEAEYQGHLDTIANYLHALGGSNQVQTFITKTRERPRLGKAVSIPLDLGERSSEWIL